From Pseudomonas vanderleydeniana, the proteins below share one genomic window:
- a CDS encoding metal ABC transporter solute-binding protein, Zn/Mn family: protein MPNLRPLALALLLSGLYSSASFSSQAPMPITANHGLGTAALHTSSEKQSVRILASLPVTYGLGEILLKDSGVELQRAADANLPGSRQSAYFSGRGAPALQKLANQADAVIGLRSLWPDDPLYIMARRSNVRIVEVDAARPVDGALPGIAVQPGQGTDGLNSQPWLSSNNLGRMADVTAADLVRLAPAAKPKIESNLATLKQRLLKLSADSETRLAKADNLSVFSLSERFGYLVGGLNLELIQVDARSDEQWTPEALAKLSETLKDADVKLVLDHRQPPEAVKAAIAQAGSTLLVLETESVDPLTGLEASITQVLDILAPT from the coding sequence ATGCCAAATCTTCGCCCTCTCGCCCTTGCCCTGCTGCTGAGCGGCCTCTACAGCAGCGCATCGTTCTCCAGCCAGGCACCGATGCCAATCACCGCCAACCACGGCCTGGGCACTGCGGCCCTGCACACCAGCAGCGAGAAACAGAGCGTGCGTATCCTCGCCAGCCTGCCCGTCACCTACGGTCTCGGTGAAATCCTGCTCAAGGACAGCGGCGTCGAGCTGCAACGCGCCGCTGACGCCAACCTGCCAGGCAGCCGCCAGAGCGCCTATTTCAGCGGCCGTGGCGCTCCCGCCCTGCAGAAGCTGGCCAACCAGGCCGACGCAGTGATCGGCCTGCGCTCGTTGTGGCCGGATGATCCGCTGTACATCATGGCCCGGCGCAGCAACGTGCGCATCGTCGAGGTCGACGCCGCACGCCCGGTGGATGGCGCCTTGCCAGGCATCGCGGTGCAACCAGGCCAGGGCACCGATGGCCTGAACAGCCAGCCATGGCTGTCGAGCAACAACCTGGGGCGCATGGCCGATGTGACCGCCGCCGACCTGGTGCGCCTGGCGCCTGCGGCCAAGCCGAAGATCGAGAGCAACCTGGCGACGCTCAAGCAGCGCCTGCTCAAGCTCAGCGCCGACAGCGAAACGCGCCTGGCCAAGGCCGACAACCTCAGCGTATTCAGCCTCTCCGAGCGCTTCGGCTACCTGGTCGGCGGGCTCAACCTGGAGCTGATCCAGGTCGATGCGCGCAGCGATGAGCAGTGGACACCCGAGGCCCTGGCAAAACTGAGCGAAACCCTCAAGGACGCCGATGTGAAGCTGGTGCTGGATCACCGCCAGCCGCCGGAAGCGGTGAAGGCGGCGATTGCCCAGGCTGGCAGCACGCTGCTGGTACTCGAAACCGAGAGCGTCGATCCATTGACCGGGCTCGAAGCCTCGATCACCCAGGTGCTGGATATCCTGGCGCCGACATAA
- a CDS encoding aspartate aminotransferase family protein, producing MSVATSLIEKPPIRPSQSTAQELYQFDESPLLARQNRQESNARSYPRRIPLALKRAKGLYVEDVEGRRFIDCLAGAGTLALGHNHPVVIEAIQQVLADELPLHTLDLTTPVKDQFVQDLFGLLPEALAKEAKIQFCGPTGTDAVEAALKLVRTATGRSTVLSFQGAYHGMSQGALSLMGNLGPKKPLGALLGNGVQFLPYPHDYRCPFGLGGAEGVKVNLHYLENLLNDPEGGVQLPAAIIVEAVQGEGGMIPADLDWLRGLRRITEKAGVALIVDEIQSGFGRTGKMFAFEHAGIVPDVVVMSKAIGGSLPLAVMVYRDWLDTWAPGAHAGTFRGNQMAMATGSAVMRYLKEHDLPAHAHAMGERLCEHLRLLQRDFPQLGDIRGRGLMLGVELVDPAGAPDAQGHPPALPRLAPLLQRECLKRGLILELGGRHGGVVRFLPPLVITAAQVDEVARIFGQALEAALPQL from the coding sequence ATGTCAGTCGCTACCAGCCTTATCGAAAAACCGCCGATCCGCCCCAGCCAGTCCACGGCGCAAGAGCTCTACCAGTTCGACGAATCGCCGCTGCTGGCCAGGCAGAACCGCCAGGAGTCGAATGCCCGCAGCTACCCGCGGCGTATTCCGCTGGCGCTCAAGCGGGCCAAGGGCCTGTATGTCGAGGACGTCGAAGGTCGTCGTTTCATCGACTGCCTGGCCGGCGCCGGCACCTTGGCGCTGGGGCACAATCATCCGGTGGTGATCGAGGCGATCCAGCAGGTACTGGCTGATGAACTGCCGCTGCATACCCTCGATCTCACCACGCCGGTCAAGGACCAGTTCGTCCAGGACCTGTTCGGCCTGCTGCCCGAGGCCCTGGCCAAGGAAGCGAAGATCCAGTTCTGCGGCCCGACCGGTACCGATGCGGTGGAAGCCGCCCTCAAGCTGGTACGCACGGCCACCGGACGCAGCACCGTGCTGTCGTTCCAGGGCGCCTACCATGGCATGAGCCAGGGGGCCTTGAGCCTGATGGGCAACCTGGGGCCGAAGAAGCCGCTGGGCGCGCTGTTGGGCAATGGCGTGCAGTTCCTGCCGTATCCCCATGACTATCGTTGCCCGTTCGGTCTGGGGGGCGCCGAAGGGGTCAAGGTCAACCTGCATTACCTGGAGAACCTGCTGAACGATCCCGAAGGCGGTGTGCAACTGCCGGCGGCGATCATCGTCGAGGCGGTGCAGGGCGAAGGCGGCATGATCCCGGCGGACCTCGACTGGCTGCGTGGCCTGCGGCGGATCACCGAAAAGGCCGGCGTGGCACTGATCGTCGACGAGATCCAGAGTGGTTTCGGCCGTACCGGTAAAATGTTCGCCTTCGAGCACGCCGGAATCGTCCCGGATGTGGTGGTGATGTCCAAGGCCATCGGTGGCAGCCTGCCATTGGCGGTGATGGTCTATCGTGACTGGCTCGACACCTGGGCTCCGGGGGCACATGCCGGCACTTTCCGTGGCAACCAGATGGCCATGGCGACCGGTTCCGCGGTCATGCGCTACCTCAAGGAGCACGATCTGCCCGCCCATGCGCACGCCATGGGGGAGCGCCTGTGCGAACACCTGCGCCTGCTGCAGCGTGATTTCCCGCAGTTGGGTGATATTCGCGGACGCGGGCTGATGCTGGGGGTCGAGCTGGTCGATCCGGCCGGCGCCCCGGATGCCCAGGGCCACCCGCCAGCATTGCCACGACTGGCACCGCTGCTTCAGCGTGAGTGCCTCAAGCGCGGCCTGATCCTCGAACTGGGCGGGCGTCATGGCGGCGTGGTGCGTTTCCTGCCACCGCTGGTGATCACCGCCGCGCAGGTCGACGAAGTGGCCCGGATCTTCGGCCAGGCCCTGGAGGCTGCGCTGCCCCAGCTCTAA
- a CDS encoding DUF6162 family protein: MSTSTTQVVRPAGAGHETLYVLLFCLIVLLVAGSVVALHGEKQDVAPVAAHQLDARRDLTPGEQGIYADLRVTLDEIHLLQQDQQALPSPAQLAEEGFAPFAQDASSVSRGGHRWQLLESPAYLGLSQVSTTAGSFLMRIGSDANAAPDIWLTRNANPTVPGDLADSALIAAGWQQVVAQFDAGVTRQHRH, from the coding sequence ATGAGTACCTCTACCACCCAGGTTGTACGCCCCGCCGGTGCCGGCCACGAAACCCTCTACGTCCTGCTGTTTTGCCTGATCGTACTGCTGGTCGCCGGCTCCGTGGTGGCCCTGCACGGCGAGAAACAGGATGTCGCGCCGGTCGCGGCCCACCAACTGGATGCCCGCCGCGACCTCACGCCGGGCGAACAGGGCATCTACGCCGACCTGCGGGTCACCCTCGACGAGATCCACCTGCTGCAGCAGGACCAGCAGGCCCTGCCCTCCCCCGCGCAACTGGCCGAGGAAGGCTTCGCGCCCTTCGCCCAGGATGCCAGCTCGGTCAGTCGCGGCGGCCACCGCTGGCAGTTGCTGGAGTCGCCCGCGTACCTCGGCCTGAGCCAGGTCTCGACGACAGCCGGCTCGTTCCTGATGCGGATCGGCAGTGACGCGAATGCCGCGCCGGATATCTGGCTCACGCGCAACGCCAACCCGACAGTGCCCGGCGACCTTGCCGACAGCGCCCTGATTGCCGCTGGCTGGCAGCAGGTGGTCGCGCAATTCGACGCCGGCGTGACCCGCCAGCATCGCCACTGA
- a CDS encoding metal ABC transporter ATP-binding protein, translating into MTAAESIERIASGPTLDFDGINLTLGRTTILDNVSFQVRPGHVHALVGPNGGGKSSLIKTLLGQMPHQGHLSLQWQGAPGTIGYVPQALEFDRGLPMTVDDFMAAMCQRRPAFLGLSRHFAGAIGEALERVGMQDKRKRRMGALSGGERQRVLLAQGLIPPPQLLVLDEPMSALDEAGIQVFERLLGEWRRAGITVLWIEHDLEAVKRLADRVTGLNRRILFDASPAEALTPERLLTLFSTHPRGEATQP; encoded by the coding sequence ATGACCGCCGCCGAGAGCATCGAGCGCATCGCCAGCGGGCCGACCCTGGACTTCGACGGGATCAACCTGACCCTGGGCCGCACCACCATTCTCGACAACGTCAGCTTCCAGGTCCGCCCCGGCCACGTGCATGCGCTGGTCGGTCCCAACGGCGGTGGCAAAAGTTCGCTGATCAAGACCCTGCTCGGGCAGATGCCGCACCAGGGCCACCTGAGCCTGCAATGGCAGGGTGCACCGGGCACCATCGGCTACGTCCCCCAGGCACTGGAGTTCGACCGTGGCCTGCCGATGACCGTCGACGATTTCATGGCTGCCATGTGCCAGCGCCGCCCGGCCTTCCTCGGCCTGTCGCGGCACTTCGCCGGGGCGATCGGCGAAGCGCTGGAGCGGGTCGGCATGCAGGACAAGCGCAAGCGGCGCATGGGTGCCCTGTCGGGCGGAGAACGCCAGCGGGTGCTGCTGGCCCAGGGGCTGATCCCGCCACCGCAACTGCTGGTGCTCGACGAGCCGATGTCGGCCCTCGACGAGGCCGGTATCCAGGTGTTCGAGCGCCTGCTCGGTGAGTGGCGCCGCGCCGGCATCACCGTGCTGTGGATCGAACACGACCTGGAGGCGGTCAAGCGCCTGGCCGACCGGGTCACCGGCCTCAACCGCAGGATCCTGTTCGATGCCAGCCCCGCCGAAGCACTGACGCCGGAGCGCCTGCTGACGCTGTTTTCCACTCACCCACGCGGCGAGGCCACTCAACCATGA
- a CDS encoding MbtH family protein, whose protein sequence is MTSVFDRDDIVFQVVVNHEEQYSIWPDYKAIPNGWRAVGKSGFKKECLAYIEEVWTDMRPLSLRQKMDAQVA, encoded by the coding sequence ATGACTTCAGTATTCGATCGCGATGACATCGTCTTTCAGGTGGTGGTCAATCACGAGGAGCAGTATTCGATCTGGCCGGACTACAAGGCAATCCCCAATGGCTGGCGAGCCGTAGGCAAGAGCGGCTTCAAGAAGGAGTGCCTGGCCTACATCGAGGAGGTCTGGACCGACATGCGCCCCCTGAGCCTGCGCCAGAAGATGGACGCCCAGGTGGCCTGA
- a CDS encoding metal ABC transporter permease has product MTYEAFRLMIQGWAADGLLPAALAYGFVINALLAGLLIGPVLGGLGTLVVVKRFAFFSESVGHAALTGVAIGILLGEPYTGPYGSLFGYCLLFGVLLNYLRNRTGLAPDTLIGVFLSVSLALGASLLLILAGKINIHILENVLFGSVLTVNGNDLLVLLVVGALVLGLSLPLYNRIMLASFNPQLAAVRGVAVKALDYLFVVLVTLITVAAVKVIGAILVGALLVIPAAAARLLSQSLKGFFWISVAIATVSTLSGILLPILFDLPVPSGAAIILMAGLGFALAAIARGTVPSLKGNIG; this is encoded by the coding sequence ATGACCTATGAAGCTTTTCGCCTGATGATCCAGGGCTGGGCCGCCGACGGCCTGCTGCCAGCGGCACTGGCCTATGGTTTCGTGATCAATGCGCTGCTCGCCGGTCTGTTGATCGGCCCGGTACTCGGTGGCCTCGGCACCCTGGTGGTGGTCAAGCGCTTCGCGTTCTTCTCCGAATCGGTAGGTCACGCGGCATTGACTGGCGTCGCCATCGGCATCCTGCTCGGCGAACCCTACACCGGCCCCTACGGCAGCCTGTTCGGTTACTGCCTGCTGTTCGGCGTGCTGCTCAACTACCTGCGCAACCGTACCGGCCTGGCCCCGGACACGCTGATTGGGGTGTTCCTCTCGGTGTCGCTGGCCCTCGGCGCCAGCCTGCTGCTGATACTGGCCGGCAAGATCAACATCCACATCCTGGAAAACGTGCTGTTCGGCTCGGTCCTGACAGTCAACGGCAATGACCTGCTGGTACTGCTGGTGGTCGGTGCGCTGGTGCTGGGCCTGAGCCTGCCGCTGTACAACCGGATCATGCTGGCCAGCTTCAACCCACAGCTGGCCGCCGTACGCGGCGTCGCGGTGAAGGCCCTCGACTACCTGTTCGTGGTGCTGGTAACGCTGATCACCGTGGCCGCGGTCAAGGTCATCGGCGCGATCCTGGTCGGTGCCCTGCTGGTGATCCCGGCTGCCGCCGCGCGCCTGCTCAGCCAGTCGCTCAAGGGCTTCTTCTGGATCTCCGTGGCGATCGCCACCGTCAGCACCCTGAGCGGCATCCTGCTGCCGATCCTGTTCGACCTGCCCGTACCGTCCGGTGCGGCGATCATCCTGATGGCCGGTCTCGGCTTCGCCCTGGCGGCGATCGCCCGCGGTACCGTGCCCAGCCTCAAAGGGAATATCGGATAA